The Schistocerca americana isolate TAMUIC-IGC-003095 chromosome 9, iqSchAmer2.1, whole genome shotgun sequence genome includes the window TGGTACCAGTGAGAGATGACTTCATGCGCAATTGTAGCTCACCGGCCAAAAGCAACTACTTCATGTTCATCGGCTACTACAGGAAGTGGATCATGGGTACCATAGTGAACAACACTCCTACTCAGGAAGAGGAAAGCAACGAGATACCCCACGGCCACCGCCGCCCACAAGCAGCCAGTGCGGTGCCTGCTCCCACCCCCACTCCACCTGTGGGTGGGCTCTCACTGTGCCTATGTTCGCTGCTCTACTCCACTGTTCTCAATAAATGAAATGTCCATGTCCTGCAGCTGGTCTCATTTCCATTCCAAACTACCAATTAGAGTGACTCTTATGAGgaactatttttaaagattttctATATTTTTCCTTGAACTGTCCTCCACTTTATTATTTATGTAATTCAGTAAATTTTATAGCACCTACATTAAAAATGGAGGCTGCAGTTATTTTTCTCATATTGTTAGGCAATCTGCCATGCACTAtctacaaaatgatttacacacaATGCAGTATGTAACCTTAAAACGTTCATTACAAACTTCTAACGTAATGTAACACAGTCTTGACACCACAAACTCCATTACAACATTGAGGGACATTTGGCTACAACTATGCTTGAAGAagctagacacgaagcccatgcctactacagtggtacaggtttatatgccaactagctctgtggatgatgaagaaatcgatgaaatgtatgattagataaaagaaattattcagatagtgaaggaagacgaaaatttagttgtcatgggtgactggaattcgagagtaggaaaaggaagagaaggaaacatagtaggtgaatatggactgggggtaagaaatgaaagaggaagccatctggtagaattttagacagagcataacttaatcatagctaacacttggttcaagaatcataaaagaaggttgtatacttggaagaatcctggagatactagaaggtatcacatagattatataatggtaagacagagatttaggaaccaggttttaaattgtaagatatttccaggggcagatgtggactctgaccacaatctattggttatgaactgtagattaaaacaaaagaaactgcaaaaaggtgggaatttaacgagatgggacctggataaactgactaaaccagaggttgtacagagtttcagggagagcataagggaataattgacaagaatggggaaagaaatacagtagaagaagaatgggtagctctgagggacgatgtaatgaaggcagcagaggatcaagta containing:
- the LOC124550643 gene encoding kallikrein-5-like is translated as MTDSLDCKVDAGAFNAPVGENVFCTKDTEENTMCDGDAGGPVMCYGFLNGIISDMVPVRDDFMRNCSSPAKSNYFMFIGYYRKWIMGTIVNNTPTQEEESNEIPHGHRRPQAASAVPAPTPTPPVGGLSLCLCSLLYSTVLNK